The following coding sequences are from one uncultured Bacteroides sp. window:
- a CDS encoding Yip1 family protein: protein MNYRKLFKIALLLISSPAKAWEEISFHEDKRSVFTDFVYPMIGFCGLSVFVGSLLTNGWGGPLSFQIAMTRCCAVAVALFGGYFLAAYIINYLGIKFFGLPKDLLLVQQFVGYSMVVTFLINIVTGVLPDFTIIGWLAQFYLVYVVWEGVPVLIPVSHAKRLSFTLAASILLIFSPAVIMLIFNKLTAILN, encoded by the coding sequence TTGAATTATAGAAAACTTTTTAAAATAGCATTACTATTGATTTCCTCTCCGGCTAAGGCTTGGGAGGAAATTTCTTTCCATGAGGATAAGCGCTCGGTTTTTACTGATTTTGTTTATCCTATGATTGGTTTTTGTGGGCTTTCTGTTTTTGTGGGCTCATTGTTAACTAATGGCTGGGGTGGCCCATTAAGCTTTCAAATAGCTATGACACGTTGTTGTGCCGTGGCTGTTGCTTTGTTTGGTGGGTACTTTTTAGCTGCTTATATTATTAACTATCTAGGAATAAAGTTTTTTGGATTACCTAAAGATTTACTGTTGGTTCAACAATTTGTAGGTTATTCAATGGTCGTTACTTTTTTAATCAATATTGTAACAGGGGTATTACCTGACTTTACAATTATTGGTTGGTTGGCCCAATTCTATTTGGTTTATGTAGTGTGGGAAGGGGTTCCCGTACTTATTCCCGTGAGCCATGCGAAAAGATTAAGCTTTACGCTTGCAGCATCTATTTTATTAATTTTTTCTCCCGCAGTAATTATGCTTATTTTCAATAAGCTTACTGCAATACTTAATTAA